A part of Rhinolophus ferrumequinum isolate MPI-CBG mRhiFer1 chromosome 11, mRhiFer1_v1.p, whole genome shotgun sequence genomic DNA contains:
- the CCDC153 gene encoding LOW QUALITY PROTEIN: coiled-coil domain-containing protein 153 (The sequence of the model RefSeq protein was modified relative to this genomic sequence to represent the inferred CDS: inserted 1 base in 1 codon), with protein MPPKTKEKRMKAEAQKKKKNADVETESMHRLTVLEMELLRDHLALWKGEARRAKASEDQLKQRLQGLEAELEGARSEGKAIYAEMSRQCQALQEEMETRSRQLEQEMRGLREQLETCQRKAEVAQREAEQALREWDRTLAQLRTQVADMEAKYEEILHGSLDWLLVKLRAIKPQWKAAVLRLHTRHKEQLHQFGLXPPGSLRL; from the exons ATGCCACCTAAGAccaaagaaaaaaggatgaaagctgaggcacagaagaagaaaaagaatgcag ATGTGGAGACTGAATCCATGCACAGGCTGACAGTGTTGGAAATGGAATTGCTCCGAGACCACTTGG CTCTGTGGAAGGGTGAGGCCCGCCGAGCCAAGGCTTCTGAAGACCAGCTGAAGCAGAGGTTGCAAGGGCTGGAGGCTGAACTGGAGGGGGCCCGAAGTGAAGGGAAAGCCATATATGCAG AGATGAGTCGTCAGTGCCAGGCCCTGCAAGAGGAGATGGAGACCCGCAGCAGGCAGCTGGAGCAAGAAATGAGGGGCCTTCGGGAGCAGCTAG AGACATGCCAGAGGAAGGCTGAGGTTGCACAGAGAGAGGCCGAGCAGGCCCTCAGAGAGTGGGACCGGACTCTGGCTCAGCTTCGGACCCAGGTGGCAGACATGGAGGCCAAGTATGAGGAAATCTTACAT GGTAGCCTGGACTGGCTCTTGGTGAAGCTGAGAGCCATCAAGCCTCAGTGGAAGGCGGCTGTGCTGAGACTCCACACCAGGCACAAGGAGCAGCTCCACCAGTTTGGAC AACCCCCTGGATCTTTGAGGCTGTAA